The genomic stretch GCTACACTGCATTGACAGGTCAGTATGCCAGCAGATGTCCGACGGTTCAATTCAGCCGAAGCACGAGCGAAGAGGGCGTGACGAAGGTCCTTTGGAATATGGGCTTCACGGAAGATCAATGGAATTTTCCAAGAGTCATGCAGGCCAATGGCTACAAGACCGGAATGGTTGGAAAATGGCATGTTGGATCGAGCGGAAAGCATGGTAGCCGCAAGCGTCTAGAGCCGCACCAGACCGACCCGCGTGATCCGGAGGTGAAAGCAGTGCTGCAGTACAACCAAGAGCACTACTGCCGGGATATTGCGGAGTTTGGTTTTGATTACGTCGGCGCTGCCTTTCATGGGAACCCGAATGACGATCCCAATCTCGTGCAGACGGGCACCAATGTTCATGTGCCAGAGTGGCAGACATACCACGCGCTCAAGTTTATTGAGGAAAACAAGGACGAGCCCTTTGTTTTGTATTATGCTTCGACGCTTTTGCACGTTCCTGATTGCACCGAAGATTTAAAAAAAGATCCGCGCCTGACGCCGCTTGGCTGGCTGGATGAGCCAATCGCTCCCGGAGTGCTGCCTCCCCGCGAAGACGTTCTACGGCGCGCACGGGAAGCGGGTGTGCCGGAAAGTGACAATGGAAAGCTGATCGCTGCGACCTGGCTGGATGACGTGGTCGGCGCAGTGAAGGATAAGCTCGAGGAGCTTGAGCTTGCCGACAACACGCTGATCATCTTTTTCAACGACAACAGCACGGACGATCAGGGTAAAGGCTCGTGCTATCAGGGTGGAGCCCATGTGCCGATGTTGGCCTACCTGCCTGGGGTGGTAGTGCCTGGCGAAAGGACTGAGCTTGTCGGAAACATTGATATCGCTCCGACCATTTTCGATTTTACAGGTGTTACCCCACCCAAGGATATGGTGATCGACGGGGCGAGCCTGATGCCTTTGCTATTGAACGAGGAGGTTGCTTGGCGCGACTCAATGTTTTTGGAAATCGGTATTACCCGAGCGGTAGTGAGCGATGACAATTTCAAGTATCTCGCATTCCGTGTTCCCGAGAGCTACACGAACCGACCGAAGGAAGAAATTCAGCAGGAACATCGCGAATCACTTGCGGCGATTCACAAGGCATTCCCCTGGACGAAGAAGTTGTGGCAGGAAGAGGAAAACCCTCGGTACATGCATATGGGAATGGCACCCGGTGGACACCACATGGAGCGCTTCCAATTGTATCTGAACAACCCGCCGTTCAAAGATCACTACTTTGACCCGGATCAGCTTTTTGATTTGAACCGTGATCCGCGAGAGACGACGAATCTCGCCAGCAACCCGGAGTATGCGGTCAAGCTTCGTAAGATGCAGGCAAAGTTGGGTGATCATCTGGCGGACGTTCCCGGCACTTTTGCAGAGCTAAAGCCGACCGAATAGGTCGTCGAACAGGATGTAATGAAACGCTTGATCTCGCTGCTGCTTTTAGCGGGCGCTAGCGGTGCAATCGGAGCGTCCAGTGAAAAGCCGAATGTCGTTCTAATTCTTCTGGATGACGTCAGCCATTATTCCGTCTCTGCATACGGCGCAGAGACAATTAGTTGTGATGATCCGCGGGGAACGTTTGAGAATGTGCCTTTTGAGACGCCTCGGATGGATAGTCTTGCGGAAGAAGGCGTTCGGTGCGAAAGGGCTTTTACTTATCCACTGTGCGAGCCAACGCGGATCGCTTTGATGAGCGGGAAGAATAATCGGCGGAATTTCCTCCAGCCCAAAGCGCAACATGCTTCTGATATCACTTTCGGAGATC from Verrucomicrobiota bacterium encodes the following:
- a CDS encoding sulfatase-like hydrolase/transferase gives rise to the protein MKKSILCLFAVLPLALAIGEERRPNVVVIYTDDQPMDSFGFIRGKAHTPNIDQLAADGAYFSRAYATSSVCSPSRYTALTGQYASRCPTVQFSRSTSEEGVTKVLWNMGFTEDQWNFPRVMQANGYKTGMVGKWHVGSSGKHGSRKRLEPHQTDPRDPEVKAVLQYNQEHYCRDIAEFGFDYVGAAFHGNPNDDPNLVQTGTNVHVPEWQTYHALKFIEENKDEPFVLYYASTLLHVPDCTEDLKKDPRLTPLGWLDEPIAPGVLPPREDVLRRAREAGVPESDNGKLIAATWLDDVVGAVKDKLEELELADNTLIIFFNDNSTDDQGKGSCYQGGAHVPMLAYLPGVVVPGERTELVGNIDIAPTIFDFTGVTPPKDMVIDGASLMPLLLNEEVAWRDSMFLEIGITRAVVSDDNFKYLAFRVPESYTNRPKEEIQQEHRESLAAIHKAFPWTKKLWQEEENPRYMHMGMAPGGHHMERFQLYLNNPPFKDHYFDPDQLFDLNRDPRETTNLASNPEYAVKLRKMQAKLGDHLADVPGTFAELKPTE